The Candidatus Poribacteria bacterium DNA segment ATCTGGATGAAGATCTTTAGGAAACCAACCATCATCGAAAATAGCGTGTGTAACCAAATAAAGTTTGAATTTCCGGGAGGCACTCACTTTATCTTTTAGGATAATTCGATCACCATCCGAAAGTGGGTCAGTGTTTTGAGAAATCTTACGATATGCAAACCCTTTACCCTCTCCACCCAGTTTAATCAATGCCCTTTTGGGAACCTGATCAATTCCGTCAACGTCAACGACAAACCCCAACGTTGAATCGACAAAGCGTTTCATATTAATTCGATAGAGCATACCGTCAGCAGCTGTCAAAGTTTTATAATTTCGTGTAATACCCACCTTCGGTTCATCAATGATAAAGTTTGATTCTTCTGACATGAGGTCCTGCGTTTCACCACGGAGATATTTTCGTAGATTACCACACGAGATATAACCATCAGTATGTTCAACCTGCTTTTTGGAATCCTTCCAAGTCAGAAGGGCAGGCAATTCAGCATTGGAGGTAAACGCGTCGCTTGGTGATTCAAGTGATAGCAGGTATAACCTTGGGTCCTGGGACTTCTTTTCAGACACTAAGTCGCGCGGCGTTGGATAGTAAAGAGAATCCTCACTACGCCCTAAGAACACGCCTTTAATATGAATTGATGCACCATCCAAAGACTGCTTTGTTCCGATAACCGATTTCATCTGATCATTGGCAAACTGTGCTATATCACCGTAGAAAGCAATATAAGCGGTTCGTAACGCGCCCATCACGGTTGAGGGAAACGGCGTTTCGATAGAGTATCCTTCTGATTGCTCACCTCGCGTGAAAGGCTTACCGTCACGGAAGAAAAAAGTATCATTCGGTTTCAGAAATAGCTGCATCACTCTCTCCTTCTCGTGCGATAAAGTTAACAATCTCCAAAAAACAGATAAAGTCATCAAACTTCATCCGTTTCTCAGCTAGTAGTGGAGCCAAATTTTCAATATTTTCAGAAATTCTGTCTTGAACCTTCTCATCCGAACGAACTTTCTCGTTCACAGCACGCCGGATTAAACGCTCAAGCTCAGATTCTACAATACCGGGCAATTCCAGATCACCACTGAGGTCAGTAAGACGCGTAAAGACATCGCGGAAAGTATACATAAACTTCTTGGATACCTCTCCTGCCTTAATAAGTCCAATGAGATTTTCACCTACTGTAACCATGTCAATGTTTTTACCGTCCACCCCTGGATATTTCCATTTAAAAACGGTTTGCGAAACGTTACCAGAGTGTTTCAAAAGTGCAATTCCAAGGGCATCTTTTCCATCAACCGATTTTGCTGCACGTTCCATGCCCCGTGCACGTTCTAACACATCACCAAGGGGGACTTTGCAGTGGGCAATACAAACACCTGCGGATGCTGTTGAAGCAGGGTTCTCGCCATTGTTTAAGTTCGGAAACCCACATCGGAGCTCCCGAAGAATATTGCATAAGTCTGCAAGATTCACCAATGCAAGTACATCGTCGCCTCCAGCGTAGATAAGTTTCCCAAGGTAGTTCTTCTCCACGATTTGACGCACTTTTGTCGTATAAGCATTTAGTTTGCTACTAATTTTGGTATGCGCTTCCGAGTTCTCGGCTTGGGAAACTGTTTGTCCCATTCCGTCGCCATCAAGGGCAATCACCGCAAAGTATCGGCTCGGCTCAAAGCCGACTTTTTTGATTAATTCTCGACGAAGTTTGTTGCCCTTGTTAAGTGCACTTTCCTGTTCACTTATTCCGTAGTAACGTTCAAGGTTTTGCGGTGAAAACGATTCCTCAAAAAGCCAGTCCCCATCCACATTCCAATTTCTTTGAATTTCATGGAGTTTAGGAACAGGATTTACGGTTACTTCAATTTGATTGTTATTATCATTCTTAAGTGTGTTAATTACTTCAACGAACTCTTTGTAGGTCTTATCCTTAGCAATTTGAAGTTTGAAATTGGCTGTAGACACTTCGGAGGTAGATGGAAAAGATAATTGTTTAATCTCTTCAAATTTTTGACCAAAATAGTCTGTAGCAAGACGCTTGGTAAGACACACCGTGCAAAGTGCCTCACCTTGCCGACAATATTTTGCACGACGTTGAGCGAACAGTCGCCACCATTTCATTGGATTATCTCTGCTATCGTGAAATATCTCCCGATCCCCACAAAGCGAACACTTTCGTCCGCTTTCGCGCACTTGATAAAAAGCACGGCAGTTTTTAACAGAGGCTAACCTTGCACCGGTTTGAGCGTACCAATCTTCGTAAGACCCACCGGATCGACTCGAAACCACCCAATAGATTTGAAAGAAATTCTTAATTTGTCTTTTAAAGAGTTGATCCGCATCAGTATTATTCCATGTCCGATTACCAACCGTTTTGACAAATATCTCAACAGCGTGCCTTGCGATTTTCTCGAATTCACATTGGACAGTAGCTTCAACATACTGCATTGTTTGGGTCAATTCTTCGATTGAGAGTTTTTCGCTCAGAGCCAGAAAGAGGTTTGGAAAGGAAGGTAGGGTAATATCCGTACTTCGCCAAGCATCAAATGGAGAATTATCTCCAATGGAAGGATAGATAATCTTGACCCCATCTTTGTCATAAAGTTGATTGATTGCAGTTGCATTGAGATGTGATAGAATATAGCTACCGAGCCATAAATCTTCTGTTTTACGCGCCGTTGTAATAAACCCTTGTACAGGAGTAATTGTGAATAAAATGAGATTTTCAGCCATTACATATTCCTATGTGATAATTGCGTCAATAAAATCATGCTGTCTCTGGTTATAATTGTGAGGTGGCCTATCTGGAAAAACGGAATTAAGTTGGGTTACAATTGGGACAAATTGGTTGCCGATTTTCTGGACACGAACGTGAACAGGTGAAGCCATTCGTGGATTGATACTCCCCAAAGCATTATGACTATGATTATGCGTTGCCTGTCCGATCCGGCGGAGGAGTGCTCCAACATCATCCGATAATGTGTTGCCAAAATGGATCGCTTGGATTGCTGGATAGTCCGGAAGGTTACCGGTAATAACCTCGATCCTATGAATCGACTGGAATCGACCGGGTGAAATCCCATCAAGCGTTTGATAGACCTCGTTTTGCAGTTCATCAATATTCTGAAAATTCCAGTTTTGATAGCGAATTGAACCAAATCCGCGGCGCGACCGACTACCAACCCCACCAAGCAGAAAACTAAGCGTAGCAATGTTTTCGTATTTGCTCAGTTCTGGAGACATGATTGTGAGGTTAAATCTCTCATTAGGTCTATAGGCTTGACTCTGAAAATTAGCCTTATGAGGAAGGGGGGCATATTGAGCAGTGGACGGTGCCGCACTTCCGGGAATACGAATAGATAAAGGAGATCTACCTTTCGTACTACCGAACAAATCGCCTTCAGTTCTACGAAGGGTATCTACATCGGTCTCTCCAACCGCTGCTCGCCACCAATAGCGAAATAGAGCTTTGAATGCTGGTGGCCGAAGTTCAGGAGTGTTATTGTCAGATCCCCGGAGGAACATTGGTGTCACGGTTTCGAGTTCTAACTGAGTTACGTTCATTATGCTTCCTTTTCGCTGTCCAAGAACCCATAAATACTGTTTTAAGGTAAATCAGTCAGTTTGGACCAAGAATCAGTCAATCAGATCTCCAACTGCATATTTGGGGCTATGACTGATTACCACGAGGGACTTATTCAACTTCGGATCGAATCGAACAATCGTCTCAAACATACTAATATCTCTACGTAGAGATTGTAGCATCATTTGATCTATTAAGTCAAAATCAAATTTGCAAAAAAGTGTTTAATTGTTTATACATTTGAAGGGGCTGCCTGCACAACTGGAATTACATAGCAGTAGATGGTCACGCCATCGATAATTTCCGTCTCAATACGAGGTTCCGGTGCCTGTCTGTGGTCAAACACGACGTAGAACTCTTCGGTCTCATCCTCCACCCTGAGATACCTCGCGAGCTGCCGCTTCCCTGCCTGATGGTAGTGCGTGCCTCGCCAAATCTTTGTCTCGACGATGTATTTTCGCTGGTTGTGCGTCACAATGAGATCCATCCGCCCTCGCCCTGTTTGAACTTCAATGTGCATCATACTCCCAATCCGTCTGACAAACGCGTCAAGATATGCCATCAAAAGATGCTGTCCGACGGATTCCTAGGGTGTATCCGGCACCTATAGAATCTTGAAATCTGCGCGCGCGATGAAATTCCGGAAGTTATCCAGTAACGACACCATGTCAATCGAATTCCCAGGTGCCAGGTAATCCCGAAAGTCA contains these protein-coding regions:
- the cmr3 gene encoding type III-B CRISPR module-associated protein Cmr3, giving the protein MTLSVFWRLLTLSHEKERVMQLFLKPNDTFFFRDGKPFTRGEQSEGYSIETPFPSTVMGALRTAYIAFYGDIAQFANDQMKSVIGTKQSLDGASIHIKGVFLGRSEDSLYYPTPRDLVSEKKSQDPRLYLLSLESPSDAFTSNAELPALLTWKDSKKQVEHTDGYISCGNLRKYLRGETQDLMSEESNFIIDEPKVGITRNYKTLTAADGMLYRINMKRFVDSTLGFVVDVDGIDQVPKRALIKLGGEGKGFAYRKISQNTDPLSDGDRIILKDKVSASRKFKLYLVTHAIFDDGWFPKDLHPDIELITAAVGNHVHVGGWDVAHSRPKSTYRAVPAGSVYYFQLTNGADVDKILNCLHYKNISDQRAQEGFGLAYIGTV
- the cas10 gene encoding type III-B CRISPR-associated protein Cas10/Cmr2, whose amino-acid sequence is MAENLILFTITPVQGFITTARKTEDLWLGSYILSHLNATAINQLYDKDGVKIIYPSIGDNSPFDAWRSTDITLPSFPNLFLALSEKLSIEELTQTMQYVEATVQCEFEKIARHAVEIFVKTVGNRTWNNTDADQLFKRQIKNFFQIYWVVSSRSGGSYEDWYAQTGARLASVKNCRAFYQVRESGRKCSLCGDREIFHDSRDNPMKWWRLFAQRRAKYCRQGEALCTVCLTKRLATDYFGQKFEEIKQLSFPSTSEVSTANFKLQIAKDKTYKEFVEVINTLKNDNNNQIEVTVNPVPKLHEIQRNWNVDGDWLFEESFSPQNLERYYGISEQESALNKGNKLRRELIKKVGFEPSRYFAVIALDGDGMGQTVSQAENSEAHTKISSKLNAYTTKVRQIVEKNYLGKLIYAGGDDVLALVNLADLCNILRELRCGFPNLNNGENPASTASAGVCIAHCKVPLGDVLERARGMERAAKSVDGKDALGIALLKHSGNVSQTVFKWKYPGVDGKNIDMVTVGENLIGLIKAGEVSKKFMYTFRDVFTRLTDLSGDLELPGIVESELERLIRRAVNEKVRSDEKVQDRISENIENLAPLLAEKRMKFDDFICFLEIVNFIAREGESDAAISETE
- the cmr1 gene encoding type III-B CRISPR module RAMP protein Cmr1, encoding MNVTQLELETVTPMFLRGSDNNTPELRPPAFKALFRYWWRAAVGETDVDTLRRTEGDLFGSTKGRSPLSIRIPGSAAPSTAQYAPLPHKANFQSQAYRPNERFNLTIMSPELSKYENIATLSFLLGGVGSRSRRGFGSIRYQNWNFQNIDELQNEVYQTLDGISPGRFQSIHRIEVITGNLPDYPAIQAIHFGNTLSDDVGALLRRIGQATHNHSHNALGSINPRMASPVHVRVQKIGNQFVPIVTQLNSVFPDRPPHNYNQRQHDFIDAIIT